A section of the Pseudomonas prosekii genome encodes:
- a CDS encoding nuclear transport factor 2 family protein: MSDAHNALITRFYEAFQRLDAEAMSACYTDDVVFSDPAFGELRGRDAGDMWRMLTTRAKDFSLTFDNVRSDERTGGAHWVATYLFSQTGNTVVNNIQARFVFRDGKICEHHDHFDLWRWSRQALGTKGLLLGWTPLVRNAVRAQALKGLRAFQASR; encoded by the coding sequence ATGAGTGACGCCCACAACGCATTGATCACCCGTTTCTACGAGGCTTTCCAGCGCCTGGACGCCGAAGCGATGAGCGCCTGCTACACCGATGACGTGGTGTTCAGTGATCCGGCGTTCGGCGAGTTGCGTGGCCGCGATGCCGGCGACATGTGGCGCATGCTCACCACCCGCGCCAAGGACTTTTCCCTGACCTTCGACAACGTGCGCAGCGACGAGCGCACGGGTGGCGCGCATTGGGTCGCGACTTACCTGTTCAGCCAGACCGGCAACACCGTGGTCAACAACATTCAAGCGCGATTTGTTTTTCGCGACGGCAAGATCTGCGAGCATCACGACCACTTCGACCTGTGGCGCTGGTCGCGTCAGGCGCTCGGCACCAAAGGTCTGTTGCTGGGCTGGACGCCGCTGGTGCGCAACGCCGTGCGCGCGCAGGCATTGAAGGGGCTGAGGGCATTCCAGGCCAGTCGCTGA
- a CDS encoding CynX/NimT family MFS transporter, which produces MPAKHSHLPANKLEELLIDAEADDETVQRSQPLLRRPWLLLLGLILVALNLRPALSSMAPMLSDVSKTLGLSAAQAGLLTTLPVLCLGLFAPLAPILARRFGAERVVLGILLTLAGGIILRSSFGEIGLFAGSVMAGASIGVIGVLLPGIVKRDFPKQAGTMTGVYTMALCLGAAMAAGATVPLSEHFDQSWAFGLGFWVIPALVAAIFWLPQVGQKHGSHNVAYRVRGLLRDPLAWQVTLYMGLQSSLAYIVFGWLPSILIGRGLTPTQAGLVLSGSVIVQLASSLAAPWLATRGKDQRLAIVIVMLLTLGGLFGCLYAPIEGLWGWAILLGLGQGGTFSLALTLIVLRSRDSHVAANLSSMAQGFGYTLASMGPFAVGIVHDLTGGWNALGWIFGIIGLGAIVAGLGAGRSLYVQVTSEKV; this is translated from the coding sequence ATGCCTGCCAAGCACAGCCATCTCCCCGCAAACAAGCTCGAAGAGCTGCTGATCGACGCCGAGGCCGATGACGAAACGGTCCAGCGCAGTCAGCCGCTTCTGCGCCGGCCGTGGCTGTTATTGCTCGGGCTGATCCTGGTCGCGCTGAACCTGCGCCCGGCGTTGTCGAGCATGGCGCCGATGCTCAGCGACGTCTCGAAGACCCTCGGATTGTCCGCCGCGCAAGCCGGTTTGCTGACCACGTTGCCGGTGCTCTGCCTCGGTTTATTCGCGCCACTGGCGCCGATCCTCGCGCGGCGTTTTGGCGCCGAACGCGTGGTGCTGGGGATTCTTTTGACGCTGGCGGGCGGGATTATCCTGCGCAGTTCTTTCGGTGAAATCGGCCTGTTCGCCGGCAGCGTCATGGCCGGCGCGAGCATCGGCGTGATCGGCGTGTTGTTGCCAGGCATCGTCAAACGCGACTTCCCGAAACAGGCCGGGACCATGACCGGTGTCTACACCATGGCGCTGTGTCTGGGCGCGGCGATGGCCGCGGGCGCGACCGTGCCGTTGAGCGAACACTTCGACCAGAGCTGGGCGTTTGGTCTTGGATTTTGGGTGATTCCGGCGCTGGTCGCGGCGATTTTCTGGTTGCCGCAAGTCGGCCAGAAACACGGCTCGCACAACGTCGCCTACCGGGTTCGCGGTTTGTTGCGCGATCCATTGGCCTGGCAAGTAACGCTCTATATGGGCCTGCAATCGTCACTGGCGTACATCGTGTTTGGCTGGTTGCCGTCGATCCTGATCGGCCGTGGACTGACGCCGACCCAGGCCGGTCTGGTGCTGTCGGGCTCGGTGATCGTGCAACTCGCCAGCTCACTGGCCGCACCGTGGCTGGCAACGCGCGGCAAGGATCAGCGTTTGGCGATTGTCATCGTCATGTTGCTGACCCTCGGCGGTCTGTTCGGCTGCCTCTACGCGCCGATTGAAGGTTTGTGGGGCTGGGCGATTCTGCTCGGTCTGGGGCAGGGCGGCACGTTCAGCCTGGCGCTGACCTTGATCGTGCTGCGTTCGCGTGATTCGCATGTCGCCGCCAACCTGTCGAGCATGGCCCAGGGTTTCGGCTACACCTTGGCGTCGATGGGGCCGTTCGCGGTCGGCATCGTCCACGACTTGACCGGTGGCTGGAATGCGCTGGGCTGGATCTTCGGCATCATCGGCCTCGGCGCAATCGTCGCCGGGCTCGGCGCCGGGCGTTCGCTGTACGTGCAAGTCACCAGCGAAAAAGTCTGA
- a CDS encoding FadR/GntR family transcriptional regulator, with protein MSDMSPLIKRSLVDQALEQLRQRITAGVWAVGERLPTEPELSAELGISRNTVREAMRVLAFSGLIEIRQGDGSYLRAIIDPLDTMKALSRCSLEQARETRHILEVEAIGLAALRRTDEDLVALREALGVSGSHYHGDLDSYIACDLVFHRRLVDAAHNPTLSELYRYFSSIVGAQLRQTLNITPRRQEVFDLHVELLDAVEQRDPERAKALSRQLINEP; from the coding sequence ATGTCTGACATGTCTCCACTGATCAAACGCTCCCTGGTCGATCAGGCCCTGGAGCAACTGCGCCAACGCATCACCGCAGGCGTTTGGGCGGTCGGCGAGCGCCTGCCGACCGAACCCGAGCTGTCTGCCGAACTCGGCATCAGCCGCAACACCGTGCGCGAAGCCATGCGCGTCTTGGCGTTTTCCGGGTTGATCGAAATCCGCCAGGGTGATGGCAGTTACCTGCGCGCGATCATCGACCCGCTCGACACCATGAAGGCCCTGTCGCGCTGCTCGCTCGAACAGGCGCGAGAAACCCGGCACATCCTCGAAGTCGAAGCCATCGGCCTCGCTGCACTGCGCCGCACCGACGAAGACCTCGTGGCGTTGCGCGAAGCCCTGGGCGTCAGCGGCAGTCATTACCACGGCGATCTCGACAGCTACATCGCCTGCGATCTGGTGTTCCACCGGCGCCTGGTCGATGCCGCGCACAACCCGACGCTCAGCGAGTTGTATCGCTACTTCTCGAGCATCGTCGGCGCGCAATTGCGCCAGACTTTGAACATCACCCCGCGACGCCAGGAAGTCTTCGATCTGCACGTCGAATTGCTCGACGCCGTCGAGCAACGCGACCCGGAACGGGCCAAAGCCCTGTCGAGGCAGTTGATCAATGAACCTTGA